One Bacteroidales bacterium genomic window carries:
- a CDS encoding manganese efflux pump, with translation MRFVEILFIAIGLSLDSFAVSLAVGMSHKKMRWPVVIRAVFFFGIFQGGFAALGWWFSQSFKEMIEHFDHWVAFALLLGIGSKMIWESIRSNPGDRSFNVEKYLILIGLSIATSIDALIVGMGLGFLEMPILLSVALIGLVTIIFSLTGFILGIKNGFRLLGNRAELLGGLILIGIGINMLIQHLNY, from the coding sequence GTGCGATTCGTAGAAATCCTTTTTATAGCTATTGGCCTTTCATTGGACTCATTTGCAGTTTCGCTGGCTGTAGGCATGTCGCACAAAAAAATGCGCTGGCCTGTCGTGATACGGGCCGTATTTTTCTTTGGGATTTTTCAGGGCGGTTTTGCCGCACTGGGCTGGTGGTTTAGTCAGTCGTTTAAAGAAATGATCGAACATTTCGATCACTGGGTGGCTTTCGCTCTTTTGCTTGGTATTGGAAGCAAAATGATCTGGGAATCTATTCGATCCAACCCCGGCGACAGGTCGTTCAATGTTGAAAAATACCTGATTCTTATCGGCCTTTCCATTGCAACAAGTATTGACGCACTGATCGTTGGCATGGGGTTGGGTTTTTTGGAAATGCCAATTCTTTTATCGGTTGCGTTGATTGGATTGGTGACAATAATATTTTCTCTTACAGGTTTCATACTCGGCATCAAAAACGGATTTCGTTTGTTGGGTAACAGGGCCGAATTGCTCGGCGGCCTGATCCTAATCGGCATCGGAATAAATATGCTGATTCAACACTTAAATTATTGA
- a CDS encoding PEGA domain-containing protein → MKKQTLSSKILVGLMAATIFLSSCVSTTLIQSVPSGAKIYIDGETVGTTPHTHSDKKIIFSSTSVVLEKEGYEPFATTVTRNEEPNVGAIIGGFFIWPIWLWALDYKPMRTYELRPAE, encoded by the coding sequence ATGAAAAAACAAACTTTATCCTCAAAAATCCTGGTGGGGCTTATGGCTGCTACCATTTTTCTAAGCAGTTGCGTAAGCACTACATTGATCCAATCGGTTCCCAGCGGAGCTAAGATTTACATTGATGGCGAAACTGTAGGTACAACCCCCCACACGCACTCTGATAAAAAGATTATTTTCTCCAGCACTTCCGTGGTGCTTGAGAAGGAAGGTTATGAGCCGTTTGCAACAACAGTGACCCGAAATGAAGAACCCAACGTGGGCGCCATCATCGGTGGATTTTTCATCTGGCCAATCTGGCTGTGGGCGCTGGATTACAAACCAATGCGAACCTACGAACTAAGACCTGCTGAATAA